The sequence CGTTGCCGGAGGGGCGGCACGAGGAGCCCGAGCACCCGTTGTTCGCGCCACCACGGTCGTTCTCGAGCGAGACGCTGCCGAACTCGATGATGTCCGGGCCCGGCGGCGGAGCGAGCACGGTCACGGTGATCGTGGCGACGTTCGAGCGCACGCCGGTGTCCGGGTCGTACGCCGCGTACTTGACGTACTCGACGCCGTCATGGCCCTGCGGGCTGGCGTTGAACGTCGTGCCGACCACGCCGCCGTGCGCGGGGTGCTCGACGATCTCGATCGTGCCGCGGTCGCAGCTGAGCGGCAGCGCGACGGAACCGCGGCGCATGACGCTGACGGCGCCGTCGGCGCAGGCCGGCGGGTTCCCGACCGTCACGCGCACCTCGGCCTCTTCGGACTCCAGGCCGCCGTCGCCGGCGCGGAACCCGACCGTCTCGACGCCCGCGGCCGTTCCCGCCGTGTAGCGCAGGCGCGTGCCGGTCAGCTCACCGCCGCCGCGCGTCTTGCGCAGCGTCACCGGGTCGCCGTCGGGGTCGGCGCAGCGCAGCGTCACCTCCGTCGTCTCGCCCGGGCGCACGGAGGCGTCCGCGTTCGAGCACAGCGGTGCCCGGTTCTGCCCGCCCGGCGGCCGCGTGGCGCGCAGGAAGCGCGCGACCGCGTACTTCGAGTAGGTGTGGCCCGGCAGCGTGTCGGTCGTGTACAGGTCGCGGCCGGTCGGGTCGAACACCAGGTTGCCGGACGAGCCGGCCGGGACCGCGTTGCCGCCCACGCTGGCCGGGCAGGAGGCGGTGCCGCCCGAGGTCAGCTCGCACCGTGGGCCCGACAGCGCGCCCGTTCGCCGGTCCGCGCTGAAGGAGAGCACGCCACCCGCCTGGCTGGTCATGTAGACGTCGCCGCCGTCGGGCGACGTGACGATCTCGGTCGCCGCGTCGACGAGCGGGACGTCCAGGGCGCAGCCGGTGCCGGCCCGCCCGACGCACATCGCGCCGTCCGCCGACCACGTGCGGTCCGCGACGCGCGGCAGAGCCGTCACCCGGTCGCTGATCTGCGCGCCGACGTACAGCGCGCGGCCGTCCGGCGCGAACCGCACCGGTCCCCAGCCCGAGAGGTAGTCCGGTTCCTTCGGGCAGATGAACTCCTTGTCGCCGTTGAGGTGGCAGTCGGCGTCGGTGCGGCACCCGGCGCCCTCCCGCAGGCAGCCGCCGCCGGAGGCGAGCGTGCCGGCCGTCTCGTCCCAGCCGAGCAACGCCAGGTGGTGCTTCGAGCGGATCGCGAGCGTCTTGCCGTCGGGGGAGAAGTCCATCCACGGGCTCCCGTCGAGGATCACCGTCAGCGGCTCACACGGCCGCTTCTCCTCAGGGTGCGCGTAGCAGCGCGCGGACGGCTCGATCTTGCCGCTGGAGAGCGGGTAGACGTTGATCTCGCCATAGGAGCGCTTCTGCCCGGACGGGACCGTGATCAGGAAGCGCCCACCCGGCGAGAGGATCGCGTTGTCGCTGCGGATCGGCACGGCGCAGCCGGGCGCGCCCATGCCGATGCATCCGGTCAGCGTCGGCTCGCCCGCGGCGTCGAGCGCGAGCGAGACGATGCTCATGCGCGGGTTGCCGCCGTCCTCCCAGTTGGTGCCCCGCACGATCAGCTGCTTGCCGTCCGGCGTCAGATGGACGGCGGATGGCTCGAAGTTGACCTCGCCCAACGACGCGCAGTCGCGCGCCGGGCCGGCGGTGACCCAGCACTTCGCGTGGCTCAGCCCGCCCGTCGCAGGGTCGCGCTCGAGCCGCACGAGCGAGGTCTCGTCGGCGACCCAGAGGAAGCGGCCGTCCGCCGTCATCGCCTTCGTGCCGGCCGGAGCGGCGAGCTTGCTCTCACGTTGACCGCAGGACTTGCCCGGGCCGTAGTCGCGTGAGAGGCAGCCGAGGTAGGTGAGCTCGCCCGGCTTGCGGGGGTCATCGTCGTCGCTGATCGTGAAGGTGCCGCGGACGCTCTCCGGCTGCGCGCCGTCGACGCCGCTCAGCTCGAGCTCGATCGTCTCGTCGGGCTCGTCGAGCGTGTCGCCGAAGAGCTTGAGGTCGACCTGCGCCCGGTCGGATCCCGCGATCGAGATCGGCGTGTCCACCGGCTCGTAGTCCACGCCCGGCGTCGCCGTCCCGCCCACCGACCGCAGGCGGCCCTCCACGGTCATGCCGGTGTGGCCGTCGAGGTCGATCCGCACGTACGCGGCCTCGGTGCCGTCGTCGGCCTCGCGCGCCGAGCCGGGCCGGATCGACACGGTCGGGACCTTCCCGGGCTGGAACGTCGTCAGGCGCTTCGCCGCCTGGTCGTCCTCGGTGGCGTCGTGGTTGTCCGGGGTCGAGTCGAAGTCCGGCTCGGCCGCGGCCACCACTTCGGCCTTCAGCTCGCCGCGCCCGACCGCGGTGCCCGTCACCTTCAGCTCGAGCTGCCTGGTGCCGCGCGCGGGGATCTCACCGACCTCCCACCGCGGCGTGTCGACGGTCACGCCCGCGGGGGCCGTGATCGCGACCACGACGCCCGTCGCGGGCTTGGGGTAGGCGTTGGCCAGCTCGAGCGTGACGGTCCGGGTCTCGCCGACGGGCACGTTCGCCGAGGCGGCGGTCATCGTCAGCGACACGTCGCGCTGGGTGATGAAGGGCAGGCAGGCGTCGCCGAGCCCGTCCTCGTCGGCGTCCTCCTGGCCGGGGTCGGCGGCCGCCGGGCAGACGTCCTTGGCGTCGCTGACGCCGTCTTCGTCGGTGTCGACGGCGGCGGCGAGATCGGTCGCCTTGGGCAGGTCGGCGGTCTCGACGGCGCTCTCGTACGTGCCTTCGTCCCAGCCGGTCAGGCCGTGGCGCGAGTAGCGCAGGCGCGACCAGTCGTCGACGCCGGTCAACCAGGTCTGGTTCTCCGGCTTCTGGCACTCCTCAGGCCCCTCGGGGTCGCTGTCGAGATCCTTGTCGTTGAGCCCCATCCGGCGGATCTCGTGCTGTCCGTCGAGGTCGAGGTCGATCGGCAGGTCGAGCCGCACGCGCTCGATCAGGCAGCGGTCCGACTGCTTGTCGTAGATGGAGACCGCCGCCTCCGTCCACGGGTGCTCCGCGCGCTGCGGATACGCCTCGTAGAGCGGCAGGGCCTCGTCGAACGCGGCCTCGTTGCGGGCGAGCGGGGTCTTGCGCGAGAAGTCGAGCGGCCGGCTGTTGAGCGGCACCCGCGTGAGGTACCAGTAGTTCATCACCGACAGGTAGGTGGGCTCGTTGTTCTCGGCCTTCTCGTCCCCGCCGTGGAGCAGGCCGAGCGTGTGGCCGAGCTCGTGCATGAACACGGCCGACTCGAGCTGCGCGACGCAGGCGTCGTACTGGCGGTTGCAGCCCTCGGGACCGGAGCCGCCGCCGAGCATGATGTCCTCGCGCAGGGCGTCGCCGAGCGACACCAGGAAGGCGTCGCGGCCCGGGTCGGCCGCGCCGGCGTGTCCACCGGACACGTGGTTGGCGAAGATCGCGTAGCGGTAGGCGAGCTTGCGCGCGCCGAGGACGCGGAAGCAGTCCTGGTCGGCGCGGTCGTCGGCGGACCCGAAGGCGCCTTCGCACGGATCGGTCCCGCTCACGCCGCCCAGGTAGTCCTGCACGTCGTTGTTGAAGCCGATCGAGCGGCCGCCGGCGTTGATCGCGCCCGTGCCCGGGACCTCTTCGCCCATCACGGTGTGCAGCGCGATCGGCTTGGGCGCGAGCTCGAACGCCTGCTTGACGTCGTAGAGCGCCTTCATGTGGGGCTTGCGGCCCTGCTGCCAGTCGACCTCGACGAAGAGGTCGGGCTTGACCGGGCTGGCGCCTTCGTCCTGCAGACGCAGGTCGGCGGTGCCGTCGGCGTCGTAGTCGATGCCGCTGGTCTCCCAGTTGTCGCAGAGGGCGTCGCCGTCCTGGTCGCCGGTGCAGATCGGCGACATCTCGCTGGTGTTGCCGAGGCGGTCGGTCATCACGGCGCCGTAGGCGGCGTACGTCTTGGCCGTGGCGAGCTCCCACTCGCCGCGCGCGTTCGGGAACGCCGTCCCGATCAGCTCGCCACCCCGGGGGCGGCCCTTGAGCGCCTCAGTGGAGTTGAACCCGTACACGTCGATCAGGGTCTCGGCCGCGTCGAAGCGGTCGAGCTGGCCGACGATCTTGCCGCCGTCGGCCGTGAGCGGCAGCACGCCGACGGGCGTGTTCGCCCAGTCGTCGCCGTCATTGTCGTCGTTGGCCGTCGCGCCCGCTTCCGCGAGGTCGACGTCCAGACCGGTGTTGCCACGCATGCGGTTGCCGCGCACGGTGATCTGCGACTTCGCGAGCACGTGCACGCCGGGACCCTGGTTGCCCTCGATCCGGTTGCAGCGGGTCTCGCGGCAGTTGATGTCCTCGGGCTTGCCGTCGGCCTCGACCGTGTAGCCGATCACCGCGTCTCCGCCCTTGGCGTCGGCGAGCACGCCGGCGCCGCGGTTGTCGGTGATGTAGTTGCCCATGATCACGGACTTCTTGGCGCCGTTGATGCGGATGCCGGGCCCGTAGTTGCGCGAGATGTAGTTGCGCGCGTCGATGCCGAGCGCGCCGCCGACGACGGTGTTGCGCCCGCCGGCGAGGTAGATGCCGACGTCGTTCGGGATCGGGGCGTCGGCCGTGGTGTTGAGGCCGATGACGTTCTGCCGGAGCGTCGTGCCGTTGGCGTCGCCGGCGACGTGGACGCCGCGGCCGTTGCCGGAGATGATGTTCGCGTCCGTGCTGCTGGAGCCGCCGACGCGCGTGTTGGTCGCGGTGCCGAGGATCAGCACGCCCGCGCCGGCGTTGCCGAAGTCCTGGCTCGGTGACGGCTCGCCGTCGGTCCCCGTGCCGATGCGGTTGGCGCGGATGATCACGTCGTCGGTCGGTCCGTTGACGGCGATGCCCTGGGCGTTCGCGGAGACGGTGTTGCTCTCCACGAGCGCGCCGTCGGCCTGGACGTTGAGGCCGACCGTCCCGTTGCCGAGCGGCTTGGCGTCGGCGCTGACGCCGATCCGGTTGCCGCGGACGACCACGTTCGTGCCGTCGAGCACCTGGACGCCGTCGGTCGAGTTGCCCGCCGCGACGTTGCCGGGGCCGAAGGTGAGGTCGGACGGCGCGTCGCCGCCGCCGGCCGGGCGCCCGGTCGCGAAGCCGATCTTGTTCGGGAGCTTGCCGACGCCGTCGAGGTCGGTGCCGAAGCGGTTGCTCGTGACCGTGACGCGCTTGGCGGCGCCCGTCACGTACATGCCCTGCTCGCTCGTGTTGGCGACCGTGTTCTCGTTGATGGTGATGTCGGCCGGCGCTTCCTGCAGGCCGTCGGCGACGACGCCGACGCCGAAGCGGTTGCGGGAGGCGGCGGTCGCGGTCTTGCCGCCGTACTCGGTGCCGACGAGGTTGCCCGCGATCGTCGAGCGGTCCGAGCCGCCGTTGAGCTCGATGCCGAGGTCGTTGCCGGCGACGAGGTTGAACTCGGCCGGGCCGGTCCCGCCGATCGCGGTCTCGGGCGAGTCGTGGACGTAGATGCCGATGTCGTGGCCGAGCGGCTCGCCCGTCGGCGACTCGGCGAGGCCGGAGGCGCTCAGGCCGACGAAGTTGCCCCAGATGTCGGTCTCCTTCGCCGCCAGGACGCTGATCCCGTAGGAGTCCTCGCGCTTGCCGAGCACGACGTTGCCGACGATCCGGTTCTGCTCGGTGCCGCGGCCGGCGAGGTTGGCGGGCTCGGTGAGCAGGATCCCGGTCTCGGTGTTGGCGCGCTCGCCGCGGCCGTCGGTGGTCGTGCCGATGTAGTTCCCATAGATCAGGTTCCCGCTTGCGCCCCGGTCCATCAGGACGAGGCCGATCTCGGTGCCGGAGATGATGTTCTTGTCGGCGTTGGGGCCGCCGATCAGGTTGACCGCGCTGTTGATCAGCGCGAGGCCGAGCATCCGGTCCTCGGTCGACCGGCGCGCGGAGGCGCTGCCGTCGGGCTTGAGGCCGATCCAGTTGCCCTTGACGGTCATGCGGTCGGCGCCGTCGAAGCCGATCTGGGCGTAGGGGAAGGAGTGAATGATCAGGCCGCGGATCGTCGACTCGTCGGCGTCCCGGAAGTCGAGACCCCACGGGCGCAGGAAGCGGATCACGCCGTCGTTGCCCGACCGCGTGGCCTTGGCCTTGGGCTGCTCGAGCGGCTCGGCGAGGGCGCCCTTGAGCGCTGCCGGGCGGACGTCCTCCGGGATCAGGCTGCCGTCGATCTCGATCTGCGGGGCGCCGGTCGGGCCGGAGCCGTCGATCGTGACGGTCTGGGTGATCGGGGGGAGCGGGGTGGCGGGCGTGAACTTCGCGCCGCCGATCAGGTCGAAGGTGATCGTGTCTTCACCGGCACGGAGGTTCGCGGTGTGGATCGCGCCGCGCAGCGTGCAGACGGTGGTGGTGGGTTGGTCGCAGCGTTCGCCGGTGTCGGCGGTCGAGTTGACGACGATCGTCCCGGCCGGCGTGAACGGGCTGGCCTGGGCGGAAGTGGGGAGGAGGATCGCCAGCAGGAGCGCGATCGCGGGAGCAAGTATGCGGACCATCAGGTCCGCGAACGTACGGCCGCGCGTCGGCGCTGCAATCCACCGAACGGTGTCGTCGTGGGGTCCGGAGGGATGATTCACAGCTCGAGCCCCTCCGTATGGCCAGGCTTGACGAAGCCGCTCTCGTAGGCGAGCACGACGGCCTGGACGCGGCTCGTCACGCTCAGCTTGGTCAGCACGCGGTTGACGTGCGTCTTCACGGTCGCCTCGCTGAGCTCGAGCTCCGCCGCGAGCGTGGCGTTCGAGAAGCCGCGCGCCAGCTGGCGGACGATGTCGCGTTCCCGCGCGGTGAGCGTCTCGAAGCGGTGCAGCAGCGCGCCACGCGCGTTCCCGAGCTGCAGCTCGACGAGCCGCTTGGTGATCGGCGCGGCCAGCAGCGTCTCGCCCGCCGCCACCGCGCGGACCGCGTCCGCGAGCCGCGCGGGCGGCGCGTCCTTGAGGAAGTAGCCCGTCGCGCCGGCCCGGATCGCCCGCAACGCGAGCTGATGGTCGTCGTGGCTGGTGAGCACCAGCACGGCGGCGCGCGAGCCCGCGGCCTTGATCCGCTTGGTCGCCTCGATCCCGTCGATGCCCGGCATCCACACGTCCATCAGCACCACGTCGGGGTGCCGCTCGAGCGTGAGCTCGACGCCCGCCGCGCCGTCCGCGGCCTCCCCGGTCACCTCCAGGTCCGGCTCGGCGTCGAGCAGCGCCTTGATCCCGCTGCGGACGAGCACGTGGTCGTCGACCAGCACCACCCGCGTGCGCCGCCCCGTCATGCCGCGGGCACGGTCTGGACGCCACCGACCGCGAGCAGCGCCGCCCGGTCGTCCGGGTCCGTCGCCGGGTCCGCGATCACCGTGAGCAGCTGCTCGAGCCCCGCGGGCGTGATCAGCGCCAGCACCCGCGTCGGCCGCGTGGCCGTCAGCCGCCGCGGCACGCCCCGCTCGAGCACGACCGTCGCCCCCGTGCCGAGCGTGCTCGGCTCGCGGTCGACGACCAGCGCCAGCTCACCGTGCAGCACGTGCAGGATTACGTCCTCGAGCTGCGCGACGTGCGGTGGGATCTCGGTGCCGTCGGCCACGACCGCCTCGACGAGCGCGTACTCGCCTTGCGTCGCATGACCGGCGACGGTCACATTCAGGTTGATGCCGGGGAGGAGGTTCATACGCCGCCGATGCTGCGCGTGCGGCGCGCGGGCTTCATCAGCGGAGCACCCGAACATGTACCCCTACTGCTCGGCGTGGCGCTCAGCTCGAGTGGCGCGCGGCCGACGTTGCCGCGTCCGGGGAGCACACCGTCGGGCGTCGCGTCAAGCAACTCGGTCGCTTCGCGGGCGAGCCGCTTGACCCGCCGCACGCCGGCGTGCTCTGGGCTGGTCAGGCCGGCTGGGGCCGGCGAGCCCCCGCGCGGGGCCAACCCGCGCTCGAGGCACGCGAGCGTCCGGTTATCCGCGCCAGAGGGGCGCCAACTGACCACTCGCCGCGGCCATCGGTCACTTTGCTGGGCAGAGCCCAGCAAACCCACCACGCCCACTGCGGACGAGCGTGCAGGCCCCCGACGGTGTGCTCCCGAACCACGCAGCGCGCCCCGGCGCGCCACGTGAGCTGTGCTCCTAGGCGAGAGCGTCGGCGAGCTGCGAGCGGCCCTTGATGCCCAGCTTCGTGTAGGCCCGCCCGAGGTGCACCTCGACCGTCTTCAAGGACACGAACAGCGCCTCGGCGATCTCGCGGTTGCGCAGGCCGCGCACCGCGAGCTCGGCGACTCGGCGTTCCTGGGCGGTCAGGGCGTCCACGCCGCTGAAGGCGAGGCGTTGCGGGCGGGCGCCGGCGACGACGAGCTCCTCGTGCACGCGGGCTTCGAGGGCGACAGCGCCGCAGCGGTGGGCCAGGTCGCGGGCCTCGCGGAGCGGCGGGCGGGCGTCGGCGCGGCGGCCGTCGCGGCGCAGCGCGAAGCCCAGCTCGGCCAACGCGGTCGCGCGCACGAGTGGGAGCGGGGCTCGCTGGGCCGCGTCGACCGCGCGTTGGGCGTCGCCGAGGGCGAGGTGCAGGACGGCCTCGGCGCCCGCCGCCTCGCGGGCCTGGGCGCGGTCGATCTCGGTGCGCGCGAAGGCCTCGGCCTCGTCGGCGCGGCCGAGCGCCAGCAGGATGCGCACGCGCAGGGCGTGGGAGTCCTCGCGCAGGCCGATCAGCCAGCGGCGCGCCGCGTCGGCGGACTCCTGACGCTCGAGGGAGGTCAGCGCGGCCTCGGGGTCGCCCTCCTCGAGCTGCAGGCGGGCGCGCGTGGCCCAGAGGCCGAAGATCGAGGCGGTCGGGCCCGGTTCGGGGATCGCGGCGAGGGCGTCGCGCGCACCTGGGAGGTCGCCGCGGTCGAGCAGGATGCCGCCGAGGGTCGTGCCGATCGCGGTCTCCGGCACGTGCGCGCCGCGCCCGAGGTCGAGGCCGTGGCGGGCGAGGTCCTCCGCGCGGCGCAGGTGGCCGAACCGGCGCTCCCAGCGCGCCTCCAGCCAGGCGGCGGCGCCGGCCGACGAGCGCGAGCCGGCGCGGTCGGTCAGGTCGGTCATCGCGCGGATGGCCTCCTTGGCCTCGTCCGCGGCCTCGACGGCGAGCAGCGCCTCGATCGCCCACAGCGCGGCGAAGCGCTCCACGCCGAGGCGCGCGAACACGCGGGTGTCCGCGAACGCCCGCCGCCACGCGGGCAGCACCTCCGAGCGTGGGGCGCCCGCCATCGCCCGGGCGTGCGCGAGGTGGCAGAGCAGCGTCGGCCGGTCGCTGTCCCGGTGCCGCTCGACGGTGGCGAGGTACTCCTCGGCGTCGTCGTCGCGGTAGGACAGCGCTTCGACGAGCTGATCCTCGAGCTCGCCCCGGCGGGCCTCCGGTGCTCGCGGGATGGCCGCCCGCAGGCGGGCGGCGGCACGGCGCGGCTCGCTCGCCAGCACGAGCGCCGCGGCGGCGATCGCGGCCGCGTCGGCCGCCAGGTCGGGTGAGACGTCGCCGGCGAGCGCCTCGTCGAGTGGCGGCAGCGGGTCCTCGCCCAGCCGGAAGCGTGCGAGCCCGAGCGCGACGAGGCTCTCCGGCGTCGCGGGCGAGCAGCGCGACAGCAGCGTCAGCGCCACGTCCGGCGCGCCTTCCGCGAGCGCGCGGCGACCGGCGCGCGCCAGGATCTCCGACGCCCACGGGTCGTTCGCGGGCTCGGCGGCCAGCAGGTGGGTGGCCACCACGCCGTCCAGCGCGCCGTCCGCGTGCAGCCGCCGGGCCGCCTCGCGGTGCAGCCGGGCGCGCTGCGCGCCGAGGTCCGCCTCGACCACCTCACGCACCATCGGATGCGTGAAGCGCGCGTCCGCCGGGTCGATCAGGTCGGCCTGCGCGAGCTGGTCGAGCTCTGACGCCGCCTCGGCCGGCGTCAGCCCGGACAGGGCGGCGACCCGCTCCAGGCTCGTGGCGTCGCCGAGCACGGCGATCGCCCGCGCCACGGCCAGCGCATGGTCCGAGAGCCGCCGGATCCGGGCGGTGACGGTGCGGGCGACCGTGCCCGGAACGGTGGTCCGCACCGCTTCGGCCTCGTCCGCGCGGCCCGCGAAGGGCGCCGACTTGAGCAACTCGGTCAGCAGCAGCGGGTTTCCCCGGGTGGTTTCGAAGCACGCCGCGATGAACCCGGGCTCGGCGTCGAGCTTCGCGCTCACGAGCGCCCGCACCGCCGCCTCCGACAACGCGCCCGGCCGGTGCAGCCGCGTGGCCGGGGCGGTCGCGAGCCCGTCCAGCAGCTCCTGCTCGGCGCCCGGCTCCGCGGGCCGCGCGCCGATCGCGAGCAGCACCGGCAGGTCTTCGACGCGCCGCGCGAGCGCGTCCAGGAACCGCAGGCTCGGCGCGTCCGCCCAGTGCGCGTCGTCGATCACCAGCAGCAGCGGCTGCTCCGCGGCGAGGTTGACCGCCAGCCAGTAGAGCCCGTAGAGCGTGCTGTGCGCCGGGTCCTGCTGGTCCGCGGCGGGGACCGTCGCGAACACCGGCTCGGCGAGCGCGGCCGCGCCCGCGAACAGGTGCTCGCGCCGCGCCGCGTCGGCGCCGTGCAGCTCGGCGTCGAACAGCTGACGCACGATCCCGAAGGCGAAGTCGCGCTCCAGCGGCGCGCCCGTCGCGGCCAGCACGCGCAGCCCGTTGTCCGCCGCCTCCGCCCGCAGCACGCGCAGCAGCGACGTCTTGCCGTGGCCGGCCGGCGCCTCCAGCAGCGCGACCGATCCGCGGGCCGCGCGCGCCCCGCTCAGCTGGCTCGCGAGGCCCTCCAGCTCGGCCCCGCGCTCGAGCAGCGTGTTGGGGCCGGCGTCGATCACTGGCCAGTGATTGTGTCAGCGGAACGGCACGACCAACCCCGCTGAGAGCGTCAGGCGGGGGACACGTCGGACGAGGCCGGCCACCTCCGCGGCCTGGTTGAACCGCCCGAGCCAGTCCGCGTCGCTCGGGCTCTCGGTCGAGAGCTCGAGCCGGTACCGGTAGTCGCCGGGCTCGGCCGGAGCGAACAGCGCGAACGTGGCCAGCCGCCCGGCCGCGAACGTCTCGCCGGCGGCCAGGCGGTGGAAGTCCTCCGCGCGCAGCGGGCCGACGAGCGGGTCCTCGGCCGGCCCGGGCGCGGCGACGACCACGCCGTCGCGCTCCACCGTCGGCCGCCAGAGCGGGTAGCGCGTGCCGGTCTCGGAGCCGTCGAGCACGCCGACGACCCAGACCTCGTCCGGGCCGTCGTTGCGCAGCTGCGCGTGCACGCCGGCAGGACGGCCCACCGGGACGGTGCCCGGCGGGCCGAGGAGCGCGAGCGAGAGCGTCACCCGAGCAGGTTCGCCTTCGCC comes from Solirubrobacter pauli and encodes:
- a CDS encoding right-handed parallel beta-helix repeat-containing protein, which translates into the protein MVRILAPAIALLLAILLPTSAQASPFTPAGTIVVNSTADTGERCDQPTTTVCTLRGAIHTANLRAGEDTITFDLIGGAKFTPATPLPPITQTVTIDGSGPTGAPQIEIDGSLIPEDVRPAALKGALAEPLEQPKAKATRSGNDGVIRFLRPWGLDFRDADESTIRGLIIHSFPYAQIGFDGADRMTVKGNWIGLKPDGSASARRSTEDRMLGLALINSAVNLIGGPNADKNIISGTEIGLVLMDRGASGNLIYGNYIGTTTDGRGERANTETGILLTEPANLAGRGTEQNRIVGNVVLGKREDSYGISVLAAKETDIWGNFVGLSASGLAESPTGEPLGHDIGIYVHDSPETAIGGTGPAEFNLVAGNDLGIELNGGSDRSTIAGNLVGTEYGGKTATAASRNRFGVGVVADGLQEAPADITINENTVANTSEQGMYVTGAAKRVTVTSNRFGTDLDGVGKLPNKIGFATGRPAGGGDAPSDLTFGPGNVAAGNSTDGVQVLDGTNVVVRGNRIGVSADAKPLGNGTVGLNVQADGALVESNTVSANAQGIAVNGPTDDVIIRANRIGTGTDGEPSPSQDFGNAGAGVLILGTATNTRVGGSSSTDANIISGNGRGVHVAGDANGTTLRQNVIGLNTTADAPIPNDVGIYLAGGRNTVVGGALGIDARNYISRNYGPGIRINGAKKSVIMGNYITDNRGAGVLADAKGGDAVIGYTVEADGKPEDINCRETRCNRIEGNQGPGVHVLAKSQITVRGNRMRGNTGLDVDLAEAGATANDDNDGDDWANTPVGVLPLTADGGKIVGQLDRFDAAETLIDVYGFNSTEALKGRPRGGELIGTAFPNARGEWELATAKTYAAYGAVMTDRLGNTSEMSPICTGDQDGDALCDNWETSGIDYDADGTADLRLQDEGASPVKPDLFVEVDWQQGRKPHMKALYDVKQAFELAPKPIALHTVMGEEVPGTGAINAGGRSIGFNNDVQDYLGGVSGTDPCEGAFGSADDRADQDCFRVLGARKLAYRYAIFANHVSGGHAGAADPGRDAFLVSLGDALREDIMLGGGSGPEGCNRQYDACVAQLESAVFMHELGHTLGLLHGGDEKAENNEPTYLSVMNYWYLTRVPLNSRPLDFSRKTPLARNEAAFDEALPLYEAYPQRAEHPWTEAAVSIYDKQSDRCLIERVRLDLPIDLDLDGQHEIRRMGLNDKDLDSDPEGPEECQKPENQTWLTGVDDWSRLRYSRHGLTGWDEGTYESAVETADLPKATDLAAAVDTDEDGVSDAKDVCPAAADPGQEDADEDGLGDACLPFITQRDVSLTMTAASANVPVGETRTVTLELANAYPKPATGVVVAITAPAGVTVDTPRWEVGEIPARGTRQLELKVTGTAVGRGELKAEVVAAAEPDFDSTPDNHDATEDDQAAKRLTTFQPGKVPTVSIRPGSAREADDGTEAAYVRIDLDGHTGMTVEGRLRSVGGTATPGVDYEPVDTPISIAGSDRAQVDLKLFGDTLDEPDETIELELSGVDGAQPESVRGTFTISDDDDPRKPGELTYLGCLSRDYGPGKSCGQRESKLAAPAGTKAMTADGRFLWVADETSLVRLERDPATGGLSHAKCWVTAGPARDCASLGEVNFEPSAVHLTPDGKQLIVRGTNWEDGGNPRMSIVSLALDAAGEPTLTGCIGMGAPGCAVPIRSDNAILSPGGRFLITVPSGQKRSYGEINVYPLSSGKIEPSARCYAHPEEKRPCEPLTVILDGSPWMDFSPDGKTLAIRSKHHLALLGWDETAGTLASGGGCLREGAGCRTDADCHLNGDKEFICPKEPDYLSGWGPVRFAPDGRALYVGAQISDRVTALPRVADRTWSADGAMCVGRAGTGCALDVPLVDAATEIVTSPDGGDVYMTSQAGGVLSFSADRRTGALSGPRCELTSGGTASCPASVGGNAVPAGSSGNLVFDPTGRDLYTTDTLPGHTYSKYAVARFLRATRPPGGQNRAPLCSNADASVRPGETTEVTLRCADPDGDPVTLRKTRGGGELTGTRLRYTAGTAAGVETVGFRAGDGGLESEEAEVRVTVGNPPACADGAVSVMRRGSVALPLSCDRGTIEIVEHPAHGGVVGTTFNASPQGHDGVEYVKYAAYDPDTGVRSNVATITVTVLAPPPGPDIIEFGSVSLENDRGGANNGCSGSSCRPSGNGELPFPMRCNGSPTQTPGSCSGTLEACTPSGCSKRAGGTRASAAAAKLKGSLGRVRFSIPVGQAKTIKLRLNAKARKELAKRGKLKLRILTTVKVPTGKTVTSTRTLTVKKPLKKQRRR
- a CDS encoding response regulator; its protein translation is MTGRRTRVVLVDDHVLVRSGIKALLDAEPDLEVTGEAADGAAGVELTLERHPDVVLMDVWMPGIDGIEATKRIKAAGSRAAVLVLTSHDDHQLALRAIRAGATGYFLKDAPPARLADAVRAVAAGETLLAAPITKRLVELQLGNARGALLHRFETLTARERDIVRQLARGFSNATLAAELELSEATVKTHVNRVLTKLSVTSRVQAVVLAYESGFVKPGHTEGLEL
- a CDS encoding cupin domain-containing protein, which codes for MNLLPGINLNVTVAGHATQGEYALVEAVVADGTEIPPHVAQLEDVILHVLHGELALVVDREPSTLGTGATVVLERGVPRRLTATRPTRVLALITPAGLEQLLTVIADPATDPDDRAALLAVGGVQTVPAA
- a CDS encoding helix-turn-helix transcriptional regulator, which encodes MIDAGPNTLLERGAELEGLASQLSGARAARGSVALLEAPAGHGKTSLLRVLRAEAADNGLRVLAATGAPLERDFAFGIVRQLFDAELHGADAARREHLFAGAAALAEPVFATVPAADQQDPAHSTLYGLYWLAVNLAAEQPLLLVIDDAHWADAPSLRFLDALARRVEDLPVLLAIGARPAEPGAEQELLDGLATAPATRLHRPGALSEAAVRALVSAKLDAEPGFIAACFETTRGNPLLLTELLKSAPFAGRADEAEAVRTTVPGTVARTVTARIRRLSDHALAVARAIAVLGDATSLERVAALSGLTPAEAASELDQLAQADLIDPADARFTHPMVREVVEADLGAQRARLHREAARRLHADGALDGVVATHLLAAEPANDPWASEILARAGRRALAEGAPDVALTLLSRCSPATPESLVALGLARFRLGEDPLPPLDEALAGDVSPDLAADAAAIAAAALVLASEPRRAAARLRAAIPRAPEARRGELEDQLVEALSYRDDDAEEYLATVERHRDSDRPTLLCHLAHARAMAGAPRSEVLPAWRRAFADTRVFARLGVERFAALWAIEALLAVEAADEAKEAIRAMTDLTDRAGSRSSAGAAAWLEARWERRFGHLRRAEDLARHGLDLGRGAHVPETAIGTTLGGILLDRGDLPGARDALAAIPEPGPTASIFGLWATRARLQLEEGDPEAALTSLERQESADAARRWLIGLREDSHALRVRILLALGRADEAEAFARTEIDRAQAREAAGAEAVLHLALGDAQRAVDAAQRAPLPLVRATALAELGFALRRDGRRADARPPLREARDLAHRCGAVALEARVHEELVVAGARPQRLAFSGVDALTAQERRVAELAVRGLRNREIAEALFVSLKTVEVHLGRAYTKLGIKGRSQLADALA